Genomic segment of Paenibacillus macerans:
TAACGGAATGGAATGATCTCAAACCAAATCAACGAGACAGCTATCAGATCGTTTCAAAAGGTGATGACTGGGTCGTCGTTGCCAAGATTTTATCTCAGGAACCAAGTAATAAAGAAGATGCTCAAGTTTACCAGTCCATGCAGAAAGAAGTTAAAGGAATGTTGGCTACTTTTAAACCGGATAATCAGGAAGATGAATCGAATGGTTCTAATAATATTGCTTCTTACTCATGCAACAATGAAAACATGGCCGAATTGACTCAAGTGGGGCAAGTTTCACAAATATTTGAAAAGTTCTCTCTGGAAAAATGGGAAGATCAATCCGAAGCGGGTATGGATGAAGCCTATTCGGAGTTTGGAAAGTGCTTTACAACAAAAGTAAATGAAATGGTAGCAGATGATGGCACCCTGAATAACTTGGTGAACAAATTGAGAGCAAACATCTCAGATCTTAATTCGGATTGGTATGAATATCAATATTATTTGAATGGCGGAGGAACGATGTGGTCGCATATGTCAACAAGACAAGGAAGCATGATTGATGCGGCTATTTATGGGCACCTGGTACAACTGCAGTCAAATGAAGGCCAGAGGGCTAATAAAGAAAAATATAGCGAATTACTGCAACAACTGTCCGAATATCGGGAGCACTACAATCAAACTTCCGCCCAGGCCATGAACGACGAAGATCAAACGAGTTTGGAAGAGGTTTCAGAGAGATTGGTAAGCTCGTACGATAGACTTGCAACCGTTTTGAAAGGTATTGCTCCGAATCAAGCCGGCGTGGATTTGTTGCAGTTTTTGGTAGGGTATGATGAGGGAGAATAAGTCTGAACCTCGAAGGTGTTATTGTGAAAAAGTTGATTATACCTTTAGCAGTCGTCGTGTTTATCCTGCTATCGGGCTGCTTGGAGAATAATGGAGGTCTTGCTAGTGTGGCCACGGCATGTTTTAGAGCGCTGGATGCAGAAGTCGCTAACGACCCTGTCCCGTATTTTCCCTACATCTCCCTAGAGGGAAGCAATCTGGATACTTGGGGAAATACCGTGGTTGCTCCGTACGAGTTTACAATGTATCGTTACTGGACCAATGAGCGGTTAAATTCCGCAGGGTTTAAGGGAACGGTGGCTTTTAGAACGAATCCGGTTTGGACTTCGGACACCTTGGATCTGGCTGCCATTATCCCTGTTTTTTCGGATGAAAGCAGAAGGCTTTTTTACAAAGATTCGGGATACATTGACGATCCCGTAGATTTAACCATCTTGGATGAAGGCAACTATTATTCCAACCGGGAATCCTTTCTTACGAAATTAGCCCCTGAACCGGAAGATGGAGGAGGCGGCCCGGCCGCGTCGAAAGAGCTGAGCAGCTCATGTCAGCCGTTGCAGGACATGGATTCAGAGCGCCTGTATCCCGTTGCGATCAAGAGCGGGGATGAGGCGGATACGGAGTGGACTGAGGATACGTATCCATTCCGAAATGTGATGAGCCTTTTTAGCGGTTACCATGATGAATACTTGAAATTGTATGACACTTATGTACTAGCTTATGATACGGACCATTCCGGTTTGATGAATATTGCCGTGCACCTTTACAGTAAGAACCTTCAGGTTGTTCGAGTGTGGATGAAAACCAATGAACAAGAAATTGAACTGAAAAAATCAACATATCTAAATACCGAGGAAATGAATACCGAAAACTGGACTTTATATGATGCCGAGGTTTCCGCCGATTGGTTTGGCCAGAATACTGCCGCTGCCCAAGTATTTGTGGAACTGAAAGGCGGAGAGATTAAAGAGTTGCATAATATGTAAGAGTCATATCCAAAACACAGGGAGCCCTCTTGAACGATGTTTCAAGGAAAGGCTCCTTGTGCTTTTCGGGTTTTGAAAGACAAAATAGCGGAACTTTTAGAGCTAGAATATGCTTATTATCCGGAGCCAGGCAGGTTCATCACCATTAGCGGCATTTTTTGTCCTTATTTGACTAGGAATGGTCCCAAACGCGGGAATTTCCAAGCGATTAAGGAAAATAGCGACATAAAGTTCCTCTATTTTTTCTAAATGGACAAATATCCTATAAATAACGCCGTTTTTTGTCCTTATTTTTCGACTATTGGTCCAGGATGAAGAAGGAAGATGTGCCATTATCGCTCCCCCTTCGGTTTACTTTGTACAAATTTTTTGTAATTTTTCACGTTCGGGATCTTTTTATGATGGGCGAGCAGCTCTTTATCGCTGATAATCCACGTATGGTTGGAGGAATTTTTACGGCGGATCGCAACAAAATTCGTTTTTTCTCCGGAATAAACTTTGTATCCTTTCCTTTTGCAGCGCAGGCAAAAAAGATCGTCTTCCCCCACGCTTTGATTGGGGAACTGAACCCGGCTTAATACCTGCCGCTTAAAAACAAGGGTAGCGCCGGGAATTTCGGTGACAGGCCGGTTTTCATCCTGCGGAAAACGAAGGATCAGCGTCTTCGATCCGCGTAAATACATATAATGCGCCCGCTTTCCGATGACGTCGGCGCCGGTTCTTCGAAAGACCCGCAAACTGGCGGTCAAATAATAAGGAGCATAGTAGTCGTCATCGTCGAACTTGGCAATGTAGCGGTACTTCGCTTTCTTGACGGCATGGTTTAAACAAGCGCCGAGCGAGAAACGCCCCGGCAAGCGGTAGACGTAAACGTTTCGATATCGCCTTGCCATGTTTAAATAAGGTTCAAGCGGAATTTTATCGTTATTTACGACGATGATCAGCTCTTTTTTGGGATGGAGCTGCCTGGCAAAGTTGTTGAACAGGTTTTTGATAGAGCTTCGTCGGTTCGTGCAGGTGATAATGGAAATTCCCTGCGGGTAGATCGATTTTTTATGGCCGGTTCCCATTTCATCACTCCCCTTATCCGTAATTTCATTCATCAAGTCCATATCTCACTCTTACAATATGTACGAGGCATATAACGGTAACGGCATATCCACATCGCGGGGGACAACGGTCCGAATGCCCCTGGGGACGGATGAATGGCGTGCGCCCAAAATTGTGTATAATAGATCAAACCATCGTTTAGAGCAGGGAGATACTTATGATGACGAAAATAACCGTTCCTACCACAGGATGGAACCTTGATAACAGCTATGCCGAATTGCCGGACGTCTTTTATTCGCGGGTTGGCCTGAATCCTGTCCGTTCGCCGAAGCTGGCCGTTTTAAACGAGCCGCTGGCCGGGGAATTGGGGCTAAACGCTGCGGCGCTGCAAAGCGAGGAAAACGTGGCGGTGTTTGCCGGAAACCGGGTGCCCGAAGGGACCTTCCCCCTGGCGCAGGCGTATGCCGGACATCAATTCGGTCACTTCACGATGCTTGGGGACGGCCGGGCTTTGCTGGTCGGCGAGCAGATCGCGCCTTCCGGGGGGCGCTGGGACGTCCAGCTGAAAGGCTCCGGCCGAACGCCTTATTCCCGGGGCGGGGATGGCCGGGCCGCGCTGGGCCCGATGCTGCGCGAATACATTATCAGCGAAGCGATGCACGCCCTGGGGATTCCGACCACCCGCTGCCTGGCGGTGGTGACGACCGGGGAGCCCGTGTACCGCGAAACGGAGCTGCCGGGAGCGGTGATGACCCGGATCGCCGCCAGCCATATTCGGGTCGGCACGTTCCAATACGCCGCAAACTTCGGCAACGAGGAGGAGCTGCGCGCTTTGGCGGACTATGCGATAAAACGCCATTATCCCCAAGCGCTCGAGGCGAAGAACCCCTATTTGGCGCTGCTTCAAGCGGTAATCGGAGCCCAGGCGTCCCTGATCGCCCGCTGGCAGCTGATCGGCTTTATTCACGGCGTCATGAATACCGATAACATGGCTGTCAGCGGGGAAACGATCGATTACGGCCCCTGCGCGTTCATGGATGTGTACGACCCGGCGACGGTGTTCAGCTCCATCGATACGGGCGGCCGGTACGCTTACGGCAACCAGCCTTACATCGGGCTCTGGAATTTGACGAGGTTGGCGGAAAGCCTGCTGCCGCTTCTGAGCGACAACGAGGACGAGGCTGTGAAGCTGGCGGAGGGGGAGCTGTCTCGGTATACCGGCCTGTTCCAATCCCGCTGGCTTGCGGGAATGCGCGCCAAGCTGGGGCTGTTCGGCGAAGAAGCGCAGGACGAAGTCATGATCAAGGATTTGCTCGGACTGATGCATGAGCACCGGGCGGACTACACCAATGCTTTTCTGGCGCTTACCTTTGACCGGCCGGACGATTCCGCTTTGTTCGGCGCGCCGGAATTTGCGCGGTGGCGGGAGCGGTGGCAGGAAAGGCTCGGCAGGCAGCAGGAGACCAGGGAGGCCTCCCATGAGCTGATGCGTCGCAGCAACCCCGCGCTCATTCCCCGCAACCACCGGGTGGAGGAAGCGCTGGAGGCCGCGGCGGAACGCGGAGACTACAGCGTGATGGAACGGTTCCTGGGGGCGCTCGCCAACCCGTTCGCGCACGCTCCGGAGCAGGCCGAATACGCCGCGCCGCCCGCCCCCACGGCCTGCCCGTACCGGACTTTCTGCGGGACATAATGAAATTCGGACGAAAAAAGGGATCGGTTGGGCTCCGGTCCCTTTTTCGCGCAAACTGAAGTCATTTTTCCCCCATAAAAACGCAAAACGAAAGATGCTCGTGAAATTCCAGCAAAAAAGCGTGATTTTGTGCAAAGAAACCTAGCGTGTCCGGGTCCTGCAGCGTTTCCAAATCAAAAAGCTGGTACGGGTCGTAAAGGAATTCCCCGTCCGAATCCGCAGGAATCAGGGAAGCCGCATCGGGTTTCCACGGCCGAACGTTGCGGAATCCGGCCGAACGCATCAGCCCGATCCATGCGTCCAGCTCCGGAAGCTGGGAATTGCCGTACAGCTTGAACATTTCCGGATACAGCTCCGGGTGAGGCGCCGCTTCATAGAGCTCCCGGTCCCATAACCGTCCCCCGGTTCGAAGCACGCGGCAATACTCCCGAAATGCTGCCGCAGGATCCGTAAAAATCGTAACCGACTCCGCAAACACGACATCGAAGGTGTCCGCTTCAAACGGAATGGAGCAAACATCCCCTTGAACCACATCAATGTCAATCCCCTGCATCTCGGCCCGTTTTTTGGCCTTCCCCACCATGGTGGAGCTCCGGTCCATAGCCGTAACTTTAGCCCCTTTTTGGGCCAGCAAACAGGCCGTTCTGCCGGTGCCGCACCCAACCTCCAATACGCGCAGCCCCGGGGGAATGTCGACCCCGTCAAGAAAAGCGAGTGTCCCTTTATATCCTCCCGGATGAGCCGCTCCTTCACCCATCGCCGCGATCATCTCATGATAGTTCATTCCATCAGCCCTTTCTAGGGTAGCATATGCCCCAGGCAATCAAAAATGATAGGCGGACGCTGATTAGTTGGCTGTATATGGACGAATGACCCAATCCACCCGCGTAGGCAAAGCATAGGATGAACCGAAAGCACCGAGAAGGGAGGCAGAGATGCATGCAGCAGATCTACCCTATTACCGAAGCTGGTTGCAGACCCTATATTGGAAGACCGGTCTGTGCGGTCCTTCGTGACGGAAACTGTTATGTTGGAACGATAAGCGCCGTTGGCCCGGAAGGCATTCAATTTGATGGGGTTGTACCCGGAGGCGCTTCGGTTCTTTCCAAGCAGTCCCCAAAAGTCAGAAAACAAGTTTCCAATTTAAAATCCAAGGCAAAAACGAAGGCTTTCGGGTTCGGCCCCTTTGGCGGCTTTGGCGGCTTCGGCGGTTTTTGGCTTCCCTGGGCGCTCCTGGCGCTGTTGTTCCTGTGGCCGTTCTTCTGGATTTGAGGCTGAGATGTATTTCTGAAAAGGAGGTGAAAAAAACATGGGTTACCCTAATGCTGCATTCGGCGGATCCTGTGCAGGCTTCGGATTGTGGACTTCTACGGGTGTGATTCTCGTGCTGTTTATCCTCCTGGTAATCGTTCTCCGCACTTGGATCTAATGCCGATCCATAAGGAGCAAAGAGCCGATTTCGACATAACGAAATGCGGCTCTTTTTCTTTTTGCTCTTGGATGCGTTTTTTCGCGAGCGTTCGGTCAGACGGCATTACGGCGATGCTTCGGGTAGATCCGCGCCGCCGTGTCCTCGCCGAACACGCTTCCCAGCAGTTCGGCGCTGCCTGCGTTGTCCAGCAGCGATTCGATGTCCTTTAATTCATTATGATCTCCGGAGACGGAAAGTCCCTGGTTTTGTTTCTTGTGGCTTGTAAATCCGCTCGGCAGGTTGTTGCCGATATTGATGCAGGAGGAGCCTTCGACGGTCCCCACCCGAATGTGGCCAATGACGAAATTGGGCGCAAGCACCAGCTCCATGCTCACACCTTCTTCCCGGGAACATGCTGGCCGACCAGCACCGAGCGAAGCCCCTGAATCCGGTTTCCCTGGCCTTGCGCGGCGGCCGCGGCCTGATTGTCCACCGCCGCTGAACTCCATCCCGACTGCCGGTTGTCTCCGGCAAAAACGCCCGAAGTACGTTGAATCCGGTCCACTTGAATCTCTCCGACAATATGCAGCTTCATTATAGACCTCCTTATTTCCTGAATGAAAACCCTTTAGGCGTCTGCTTGAACCCGGAACCGGGACTTTGCGGCGGGATGGCCCCCTTCTCATCCGTTTCCTGCGGCCCGCCCTGACTCGGGAACTCGCCGGGCTGCTTCGCGTCCGGCTTCTTGGGCTGATGCCCCCCGGTCCCAAAGTTGTTCCCGAGATTCAGGGAACCGCTGAGTTCGTCGATATCCAGGCTATCCAATTTAAACGTAAGCTGATCCAGCGCCGGATGATGGATATGGACCTGGTCGATCCGGATATGGTACTCGGTTTTGGCCTGGGGCAGCTCCTTCAATCGGGCCTCCATCTTCTCCAGGCGCGCCAGCAGGTCCTGCGGGGGAG
This window contains:
- a CDS encoding glycosyltransferase; the protein is MGTGHKKSIYPQGISIITCTNRRSSIKNLFNNFARQLHPKKELIIVVNNDKIPLEPYLNMARRYRNVYVYRLPGRFSLGACLNHAVKKAKYRYIAKFDDDDYYAPYYLTASLRVFRRTGADVIGKRAHYMYLRGSKTLILRFPQDENRPVTEIPGATLVFKRQVLSRVQFPNQSVGEDDLFCLRCKRKGYKVYSGEKTNFVAIRRKNSSNHTWIISDKELLAHHKKIPNVKNYKKFVQSKPKGER
- a CDS encoding protein adenylyltransferase SelO, with amino-acid sequence MMTKITVPTTGWNLDNSYAELPDVFYSRVGLNPVRSPKLAVLNEPLAGELGLNAAALQSEENVAVFAGNRVPEGTFPLAQAYAGHQFGHFTMLGDGRALLVGEQIAPSGGRWDVQLKGSGRTPYSRGGDGRAALGPMLREYIISEAMHALGIPTTRCLAVVTTGEPVYRETELPGAVMTRIAASHIRVGTFQYAANFGNEEELRALADYAIKRHYPQALEAKNPYLALLQAVIGAQASLIARWQLIGFIHGVMNTDNMAVSGETIDYGPCAFMDVYDPATVFSSIDTGGRYAYGNQPYIGLWNLTRLAESLLPLLSDNEDEAVKLAEGELSRYTGLFQSRWLAGMRAKLGLFGEEAQDEVMIKDLLGLMHEHRADYTNAFLALTFDRPDDSALFGAPEFARWRERWQERLGRQQETREASHELMRRSNPALIPRNHRVEEALEAAAERGDYSVMERFLGALANPFAHAPEQAEYAAPPAPTACPYRTFCGT
- a CDS encoding class I SAM-dependent methyltransferase, encoding MNYHEMIAAMGEGAAHPGGYKGTLAFLDGVDIPPGLRVLEVGCGTGRTACLLAQKGAKVTAMDRSSTMVGKAKKRAEMQGIDIDVVQGDVCSIPFEADTFDVVFAESVTIFTDPAAAFREYCRVLRTGGRLWDRELYEAAPHPELYPEMFKLYGNSQLPELDAWIGLMRSAGFRNVRPWKPDAASLIPADSDGEFLYDPYQLFDLETLQDPDTLGFFAQNHAFLLEFHEHLSFCVFMGEK
- a CDS encoding sporulation protein YjcZ, which encodes MGYPNAAFGGSCAGFGLWTSTGVILVLFILLVIVLRTWI